GCCAACAAGTCCCTGTTTGCCGGCTTCATCCCCTTCATCGCCTCCGTCACCGCCGACGGCGACGCAGTGAAGTTCACGCTGAAGTACCCCTTCGCCGAATTCTCCCCGCGCATCTCCGTGGTCAAGATTGTTCCCAAGGCGCTGGCCTCGGACACGGCCACCTTCGACCTGGCACCGGTAGGCAGCGGCCCGTACAAGTTTGTCTCGGCGGTCAAGGAAGACCGCATTGTCTTCAAGAAGTTCGAGGAATACAACGGCTCCTATCCGGCCAAGGTCACCGACATGACCTGGCTGCTGCTGGCGGATCCGGCGGCCCGCGTGGCCTCGGTCCCGTCCCGGACCCAGGCCATCGAGGACATCCCCTACCTGGACGTGGACCAGCTGAAGGCCAAGCTCGACGTGGAGTCGGTGCAGTCCTTCGGGCTGCTCTTCCTCATGTTCAACTGCGTGTCGGAGAAGTTTGCCGACAAGCGGGTGCGGCAGGCCCTGCACTACGCCACGAACACCGAGGACATCATCAAGAAGGCGCTGCTGGGCAACGCCGCCGCCGCGACCTCCTACTTCCAGAAGGGCCATCCCTCCTACACCGAGGCCGGCACCGTCTACGGCTATGACCCGGAGAAGGCCAAGGCACTGCTGAAGGAAGCCGGCGTCGAAAACCTGACCCTGACGCTGACCTCCACCGACGCCGGCTGGGTCACCCGGGTGACCCCGCTGATCAAGGAAAACTGGGACGCCATCGGCATCACCACCACGCTGGAGCCGCTGCAGTCGGCAGCGGTCTACGCCCCGGAAAAGGTGGGCGGATTGAACTTCGACGTTCTGATCGCCCCGGGCGACCCCTCGGTCTTCGGCAACGACGGCGACCTGCTGCTGAGCTGGTTCTTCCGCGGCGACACCTGGGCGAAGAACCGCATGGCCTGGTCCGGCACACCGGAGTTCGCTGACATCACGGCCAAGCTGGACGAAGCGGTGAAGCTGGATCCGGCCGCGGCGAAGAAGCTGCACGCAGCCGTCGTCGACATCGTTGCCGAAGAGGCACCGCTGTACCCGCTGTTCCACCGGCAGCTTCCCACCGCCTGGGACAGCGGCACCCTCGACGGCTTCCAGCCGCTTCCGACCACCGGTCTTTCCTTCGTAGGCGTAGGCCGGAAGTAAGACCCCGGCCTGACGGAGGAGGGGAAATCCCCCAAGACCGCACCCTCCTCCGTCAAGCCGGCCCCCGCACCACTTGGAGAAATAAAACATGGCAACACTATTGCGCCTGCTGGGCCGCAGGCTGGCAGCCCTGCCATTCATGCTGCTTGGCGTGACCATCATGGTCTTTATCGTCCTGTCGGTGATCCCGGCAGACCGTGCCACAGCCGTCCTCGGCGAAAACGCCAGTGAAGAGGCCAAGGAGGCCTTCCGCGAGGACCGCGGCCTGAATGACTCCCTGCTGGTGCAGTTCCTGCGCTACCTGGGCGGCGTGGTGCGGCTGGACTTCGGCTTCACCAACCCGCCGGAGGAATCGGTGGCCTCCAAAATTGCCTCCGCGTTCCCGGTCACCCTGCAGCTGACCCTGCTGGGCATCCTGCTGGCCGTGTTCCTGGCCCTGGTCCTCGGCGTCACCAGCGCCCTGTACCGGGACCGCTGGCCGGACCAGGCCATCCGTGTCTTCTCCATCGCCGCGATTGCCACGCCGTCCTTCTGGCTGGCCATCCTGCTCATTCAGTGGTTTGCACTGCCCGCCGGCTCCATCTTCCCCACCGGCGGCCTGGACTGGGCCGAACAATACGGCTTTGTCGGCTGGATGTACTCCATGGCGCTCCCAGCCCTCGCGCTGGGCCTGCCGGTCTCCGCCTCCCTGATCCGCGTGGTGCGCACCTCGATGGTCGAGGAGCTGGACCGCGACTATGTCCGCACCGCCATCGGCAACGGTGTTCCGTACCGGACCGTGGTCGCCCGGAACGTGCTGCGCAACGCCCTGGTGACCCCGGTGACCGTCCTGGGCCTGCGCATCGGCTACCTGCTCGGCGGCGCCGTGGTGATCGAGAAAATCTTCAACCTCAACGGCATGGGTGACCTGATCATCGTCGGGCTGAACACCTCGGACACCAACCTCGTCCAGGGCGCCGTGCTGACCATCGCCGTGGCCTTCGTCGTCGTCAACATCCTGGTGGATGTCCTCTACGTACTCATCAATCCCCGGATCCGGACGGTATAAGACATGCGCAACGGACTCGCTGAACGGCTCGCCACTTCGGGCGCCCGCTTCACCTCCCTGAACCTCAGCTCCAAACTCGCCCTGGGCTTCCTGGTCCTGGTGGCGTTCATCGCCGTCACCGGACCCTGGCTCGCC
This genomic interval from Arthrobacter sp. zg-Y820 contains the following:
- a CDS encoding ABC transporter substrate-binding protein; the protein is MSTTSESTGFLRNASRRDFLRIAGVLGTASAFAGSLAACSPGGAPAATGTGAVAADSIEAGISYSLSTGFDPMAATGATPVAANLHIFEGLTELHPATREPYLALAAAEPEKLNETTYRVTLREGATFHNGAPVTVDDVVFSFERVLDPANKSLFAGFIPFIASVTADGDAVKFTLKYPFAEFSPRISVVKIVPKALASDTATFDLAPVGSGPYKFVSAVKEDRIVFKKFEEYNGSYPAKVTDMTWLLLADPAARVASVPSRTQAIEDIPYLDVDQLKAKLDVESVQSFGLLFLMFNCVSEKFADKRVRQALHYATNTEDIIKKALLGNAAAATSYFQKGHPSYTEAGTVYGYDPEKAKALLKEAGVENLTLTLTSTDAGWVTRVTPLIKENWDAIGITTTLEPLQSAAVYAPEKVGGLNFDVLIAPGDPSVFGNDGDLLLSWFFRGDTWAKNRMAWSGTPEFADITAKLDEAVKLDPAAAKKLHAAVVDIVAEEAPLYPLFHRQLPTAWDSGTLDGFQPLPTTGLSFVGVGRK
- a CDS encoding ABC transporter permease is translated as MATLLRLLGRRLAALPFMLLGVTIMVFIVLSVIPADRATAVLGENASEEAKEAFREDRGLNDSLLVQFLRYLGGVVRLDFGFTNPPEESVASKIASAFPVTLQLTLLGILLAVFLALVLGVTSALYRDRWPDQAIRVFSIAAIATPSFWLAILLIQWFALPAGSIFPTGGLDWAEQYGFVGWMYSMALPALALGLPVSASLIRVVRTSMVEELDRDYVRTAIGNGVPYRTVVARNVLRNALVTPVTVLGLRIGYLLGGAVVIEKIFNLNGMGDLIIVGLNTSDTNLVQGAVLTIAVAFVVVNILVDVLYVLINPRIRTV